A window from Drosophila nasuta strain 15112-1781.00 chromosome 3, ASM2355853v1, whole genome shotgun sequence encodes these proteins:
- the LOC132789577 gene encoding peroxisomal ATPase PEX1 isoform X2 — MFKSTFKVVYRPIRNNFLLLPEQYYGVVSTYDTGCLSLQYNGRVHYASWAPQAGGGGIKDTEIGINARAAKELGLHENDLVKCALIADVLNLRSVHVTPVSAKDWEIIELSTEKISGSVLEQTRIVNSSQILLVWINKSMQVALTVDRLKPHMGYGRIDHNTELVVAPNLYKALTNGNATSTVNGNDEESSKLSRSKTSAQVRDDLVTTPGLAHSATMSNVKSNLQRNKRQDHMQRLKKDLRRESSGVFEFRVIRGLWHEKAQESDVYIRQSHLPEFMDLEQFYSMKTSSDKEYYVRVHLVSDEDEENDELPATIHPSIELNANLMKLLNIKELERVVLRPKVTVVNFVEKIELFAHKKTHYKIMENAFKRFVIERTQKAPMLFNQEEVVRLEDDLLVTVGILPEHFRYCVVDAQFLKESKIYAADLVRPVNEIIKEKPAAITPLSVKDLIRLPEYDKIVDQVVSELRMNLCLNAQNSVLRQGNVLLTGAAGTGKTVLVERILEQLSRQPDYCYFDIFYCSRSKGRKTESIQKDLRNIFTSCLQHAPAIVVLENLDVLAHSAGEQSSQDGEYFNRMADTVHQLIMQYTSSNAIAVIATVNELQTLNKRLSAPRGRHLFQTVARLPSLERADRETILRELCSHIASRDLDVVKFSNLTEGYRKCDLVQFVERAIFYAYRISKAQPMLTNEQLIDSLEHTNSYCLQGIQSNQKTGAESAANEMSVEELPGLESVVTVLEEVLMWPSMYPTIFNSSPLRNQAGVLLYGPPGTGKTFLVSQLASSWSLRIISVKGPELLAKYIGQSEENVRNLFNRARSAKPCVLFFDEFDSLAPKRGHDSTGVTDRVVNQLLTELDGVEGLQGVTVIAATSRPELLDPALLRSGRIDRLVECPLPDAVARVSIFEALSSTLNLDECVDFDYFAGRTQNYTGADIQSILTSANMAAVKEALAQFGHEIYFCVEY; from the exons ATGTTTAAAAGTACGTTTAAAGTGGTTTATCGACCAATTAGAAACAATTTTCTGCTACTACCGGAACAATATTATGGTGTTGTCTCCACCTAT GATACGGGCTGTCTTAGCCTTCAGTACAATGGACGTGTGCACTATGCATCGTGGGCACCGCAGGCGGGCGGCGGTGGCATCAAAGACACTGAAATTGGGATCAATGCCAGGGCGGCCAAGGAGCTCG GTCTGCATGAAAATGACTTGGTCAAGTGCGCCCTCATCGCTGACGTCCTAAATCTGCGCAGCGTTCACGTCACTCCCGTCTCGGCCAAAGATTGGGAGATCATT GAACTAAGCACTGAGAAGATCTCTGGCAGCGTTCTGGAGCAGACACGCATTGTGAACTCATCGCAGATTTTGCTTGTTTGGATTAACAAGTCGATGCAAGTGGCGCTGACAGTGG ATCGCTTGAAGCCACACATGGGTTATGGGCGCATTGATCATAATACTGAGCTGGTGGTGGCTCCCAATCTGTACAAAGCACTGACCAATGGCAATGCAACTTCCACTGTCAATGGCAACGATGAAGAGAGCAGCAAACTTTCGCGTAGTAAAACCAGCGCTCAAGTGCGTGATGATTTAGTCACAACTCCAGGGCTTGCACACTCAGCAACAATGAGCAACGTGAAGAGCAATCTGCAGCGCAACAAGCGACAGGATCATATGCAACGCTTGAAGAAGGATTTGCGACGTGAGAGCTCAGGCGTGTTTGAGTTTCGGGTTATACGCGGATTGTGGCACGAAAAGGCGCAGGAATCGGATGTTTACATTCGACAGTCGCATTTGCCTGAGTTCATGGATCTGGAACAGTTCTACAGTATGAAGACATCTTCCGATAAGGAGTACTATGTGCGAGTGCATCTCGTAagcgatgaggatgaggagaACGATGAATTGCCAGCCACAATTCATCCCTCGATTGAGCTGAATGCGAATTTAATGAAGCTGCTAAACATCAAGGAGCTGGAGCGTGTTGTGCTGCGTCCCAAGGTGACTGTGGTCAATTTCGTGGAGAAGATCGAGCTGTTTGCGCACAAGAAGACGCACTACAAGATCATGGAGAATGCATTTAAGCGTTTTGTGATTGAGCGCACACAAAAGGCGCCCATGTTGTTCAACCAGGAGGAAGTGGTGCGCCTCGAAGACGATTTGCTCGTCACCGTGGGCATTTTACCCGAACATTTTCGCTATTGTGTTGTGGATGCACAATTCCTGAAAGAGTCGAAAATCTACGCTGCCGATCTGGTGCGTCCCGTTAATGAGATCATCAAGGAAAAGCCAGCTGCAATAACGCCACTGAGTGTCAAGGATCTCATACGACTGCCCGAGTATGATAAGATTGTCGATCAAGTAGTCAGCGAGTTGCGCATGAATCTGTGTCTCAACGCACAGAATTCTGTGCTGCGTCAGGGCAATGTTTTGCTTACAGGTGCCGCTGGCACTGGCAAAACGGTGCTGGTGGAGCGCATTTTGGAGCAGTTGTCACGACAGCCGGACTATTGCTACTTTGACATATTCTACTGCTCGCGCAGCAAGGGTCGCAAAACGGAATCCATACAGAAGGATTTACGCAACATTTTCACCAGCTGCCTGCAACATGCACCCGCCATCGTTGTTCTCGAGAATCTGGATGTGCTCGCGCATTCTGCAGGCGAACAGTCGAGCCAGGATGGTGAATACTTCAATCGCATGGCGGATACAGTGCATCAATTGATCATGCAGTATACGAGTAGCAACGCCATTGCTGTCATTGCCACCGTCAATGAGCTGCAGACGCTGAATAAGCGCCTGAGTGCGCCGCGTGGTCGACATCTGTTCCAAACGGTTGCCCGACTGCCCAGCTTGGAGCGTGCCGATCGTGAGACCATCCTGCGTGAACTGTGTAGTCACATTGCGTCCAGGGATTTGGATGTGGTCAAGTTCTCGAATCTAACCGAGGGCTATCGCAAGTGCGATCTCGTGCAGTTTGTGGAGCGTGCTATCTTCTATGCATATCGCATCA GCAAAGCGCAGCCGATGCTGACCAATGAGCAGCTGATTGACTCGCTGGAGCACACGAATTCCTATTGCCTGCAGGGCATACAAAGCAATCAAAAGACTGGCGCCGAGTCCGCTGCGAATGAGATGAGCGTCGAGGAGCTGCCTGGCCTCGAAAGTGTGGTCACTGTGCTCGAGGAGGTGCTCATGTGGCCCTCAATG TATCCAACAATATTCAACTCATCGCCGCTGCGCAATCAGGCAGGAGTGCTTCTTTATGGTCCGCCTGGCACTGGCAAAACCTTCTTGGTATCTCAGCTGGCCAGCAGTTGGAGTCTGCGCATCATCTCGGTGAAGGGACCTGAGTTGTTAGCTAAATACATTGGCCAGAGCGAGGAGAACGTGCGCAATCTGTTTAATCGAGCGCGCAGTGCCAAACCCTGTGTGCTCTTCTTCGATGAGTTTGACAGCTTGGCACCAAAGCGTGGCCACGACTCCACAGGTGTGACAGATCGTGTGGTCAATCAGCTGCTCACCGAGCTCGATGGCGTCGAGGGGCTACAGGGCGTCACCGTTATAGCGGCCACATCGCGACCTGAGCTACTTGATCCAGCGCTGTTGCGTTCGGGTCGCATAGATCGTTTGGTTGAGTGTCCGTTGCCGGATGCGGTGGCTCGTGTGAGCATCTTTGAGGCACTCAGCTCCACGTTGAATCTGGATGAATGCGTGGACTTTGATTATTTTGCGGGACGCACACAAAACTATACAGGCGCCGATATACAAAGCATTCTGACCTCGGCGAACATGGCAGCGGTTAAGGAGGCGCTGGCACAATTCGGACATGAG atttatttttgtgtcgAATATTGA
- the LOC132789577 gene encoding peroxisomal ATPase PEX1 isoform X1 produces MFKSTFKVVYRPIRNNFLLLPEQYYGVVSTYDTGCLSLQYNGRVHYASWAPQAGGGGIKDTEIGINARAAKELGLHENDLVKCALIADVLNLRSVHVTPVSAKDWEIIELSTEKISGSVLEQTRIVNSSQILLVWINKSMQVALTVDRLKPHMGYGRIDHNTELVVAPNLYKALTNGNATSTVNGNDEESSKLSRSKTSAQVRDDLVTTPGLAHSATMSNVKSNLQRNKRQDHMQRLKKDLRRESSGVFEFRVIRGLWHEKAQESDVYIRQSHLPEFMDLEQFYSMKTSSDKEYYVRVHLVSDEDEENDELPATIHPSIELNANLMKLLNIKELERVVLRPKVTVVNFVEKIELFAHKKTHYKIMENAFKRFVIERTQKAPMLFNQEEVVRLEDDLLVTVGILPEHFRYCVVDAQFLKESKIYAADLVRPVNEIIKEKPAAITPLSVKDLIRLPEYDKIVDQVVSELRMNLCLNAQNSVLRQGNVLLTGAAGTGKTVLVERILEQLSRQPDYCYFDIFYCSRSKGRKTESIQKDLRNIFTSCLQHAPAIVVLENLDVLAHSAGEQSSQDGEYFNRMADTVHQLIMQYTSSNAIAVIATVNELQTLNKRLSAPRGRHLFQTVARLPSLERADRETILRELCSHIASRDLDVVKFSNLTEGYRKCDLVQFVERAIFYAYRISKAQPMLTNEQLIDSLEHTNSYCLQGIQSNQKTGAESAANEMSVEELPGLESVVTVLEEVLMWPSMYPTIFNSSPLRNQAGVLLYGPPGTGKTFLVSQLASSWSLRIISVKGPELLAKYIGQSEENVRNLFNRARSAKPCVLFFDEFDSLAPKRGHDSTGVTDRVVNQLLTELDGVEGLQGVTVIAATSRPELLDPALLRSGRIDRLVECPLPDAVARVSIFEALSSTLNLDECVDFDYFAGRTQNYTGADIQSILTSANMAAVKEALAQFGHEKLPKKILVKQKHLIESFQTTRPSLSTADVAKYKKTYARFTNKEKGSRDFVAKRATLA; encoded by the exons ATGTTTAAAAGTACGTTTAAAGTGGTTTATCGACCAATTAGAAACAATTTTCTGCTACTACCGGAACAATATTATGGTGTTGTCTCCACCTAT GATACGGGCTGTCTTAGCCTTCAGTACAATGGACGTGTGCACTATGCATCGTGGGCACCGCAGGCGGGCGGCGGTGGCATCAAAGACACTGAAATTGGGATCAATGCCAGGGCGGCCAAGGAGCTCG GTCTGCATGAAAATGACTTGGTCAAGTGCGCCCTCATCGCTGACGTCCTAAATCTGCGCAGCGTTCACGTCACTCCCGTCTCGGCCAAAGATTGGGAGATCATT GAACTAAGCACTGAGAAGATCTCTGGCAGCGTTCTGGAGCAGACACGCATTGTGAACTCATCGCAGATTTTGCTTGTTTGGATTAACAAGTCGATGCAAGTGGCGCTGACAGTGG ATCGCTTGAAGCCACACATGGGTTATGGGCGCATTGATCATAATACTGAGCTGGTGGTGGCTCCCAATCTGTACAAAGCACTGACCAATGGCAATGCAACTTCCACTGTCAATGGCAACGATGAAGAGAGCAGCAAACTTTCGCGTAGTAAAACCAGCGCTCAAGTGCGTGATGATTTAGTCACAACTCCAGGGCTTGCACACTCAGCAACAATGAGCAACGTGAAGAGCAATCTGCAGCGCAACAAGCGACAGGATCATATGCAACGCTTGAAGAAGGATTTGCGACGTGAGAGCTCAGGCGTGTTTGAGTTTCGGGTTATACGCGGATTGTGGCACGAAAAGGCGCAGGAATCGGATGTTTACATTCGACAGTCGCATTTGCCTGAGTTCATGGATCTGGAACAGTTCTACAGTATGAAGACATCTTCCGATAAGGAGTACTATGTGCGAGTGCATCTCGTAagcgatgaggatgaggagaACGATGAATTGCCAGCCACAATTCATCCCTCGATTGAGCTGAATGCGAATTTAATGAAGCTGCTAAACATCAAGGAGCTGGAGCGTGTTGTGCTGCGTCCCAAGGTGACTGTGGTCAATTTCGTGGAGAAGATCGAGCTGTTTGCGCACAAGAAGACGCACTACAAGATCATGGAGAATGCATTTAAGCGTTTTGTGATTGAGCGCACACAAAAGGCGCCCATGTTGTTCAACCAGGAGGAAGTGGTGCGCCTCGAAGACGATTTGCTCGTCACCGTGGGCATTTTACCCGAACATTTTCGCTATTGTGTTGTGGATGCACAATTCCTGAAAGAGTCGAAAATCTACGCTGCCGATCTGGTGCGTCCCGTTAATGAGATCATCAAGGAAAAGCCAGCTGCAATAACGCCACTGAGTGTCAAGGATCTCATACGACTGCCCGAGTATGATAAGATTGTCGATCAAGTAGTCAGCGAGTTGCGCATGAATCTGTGTCTCAACGCACAGAATTCTGTGCTGCGTCAGGGCAATGTTTTGCTTACAGGTGCCGCTGGCACTGGCAAAACGGTGCTGGTGGAGCGCATTTTGGAGCAGTTGTCACGACAGCCGGACTATTGCTACTTTGACATATTCTACTGCTCGCGCAGCAAGGGTCGCAAAACGGAATCCATACAGAAGGATTTACGCAACATTTTCACCAGCTGCCTGCAACATGCACCCGCCATCGTTGTTCTCGAGAATCTGGATGTGCTCGCGCATTCTGCAGGCGAACAGTCGAGCCAGGATGGTGAATACTTCAATCGCATGGCGGATACAGTGCATCAATTGATCATGCAGTATACGAGTAGCAACGCCATTGCTGTCATTGCCACCGTCAATGAGCTGCAGACGCTGAATAAGCGCCTGAGTGCGCCGCGTGGTCGACATCTGTTCCAAACGGTTGCCCGACTGCCCAGCTTGGAGCGTGCCGATCGTGAGACCATCCTGCGTGAACTGTGTAGTCACATTGCGTCCAGGGATTTGGATGTGGTCAAGTTCTCGAATCTAACCGAGGGCTATCGCAAGTGCGATCTCGTGCAGTTTGTGGAGCGTGCTATCTTCTATGCATATCGCATCA GCAAAGCGCAGCCGATGCTGACCAATGAGCAGCTGATTGACTCGCTGGAGCACACGAATTCCTATTGCCTGCAGGGCATACAAAGCAATCAAAAGACTGGCGCCGAGTCCGCTGCGAATGAGATGAGCGTCGAGGAGCTGCCTGGCCTCGAAAGTGTGGTCACTGTGCTCGAGGAGGTGCTCATGTGGCCCTCAATG TATCCAACAATATTCAACTCATCGCCGCTGCGCAATCAGGCAGGAGTGCTTCTTTATGGTCCGCCTGGCACTGGCAAAACCTTCTTGGTATCTCAGCTGGCCAGCAGTTGGAGTCTGCGCATCATCTCGGTGAAGGGACCTGAGTTGTTAGCTAAATACATTGGCCAGAGCGAGGAGAACGTGCGCAATCTGTTTAATCGAGCGCGCAGTGCCAAACCCTGTGTGCTCTTCTTCGATGAGTTTGACAGCTTGGCACCAAAGCGTGGCCACGACTCCACAGGTGTGACAGATCGTGTGGTCAATCAGCTGCTCACCGAGCTCGATGGCGTCGAGGGGCTACAGGGCGTCACCGTTATAGCGGCCACATCGCGACCTGAGCTACTTGATCCAGCGCTGTTGCGTTCGGGTCGCATAGATCGTTTGGTTGAGTGTCCGTTGCCGGATGCGGTGGCTCGTGTGAGCATCTTTGAGGCACTCAGCTCCACGTTGAATCTGGATGAATGCGTGGACTTTGATTATTTTGCGGGACGCACACAAAACTATACAGGCGCCGATATACAAAGCATTCTGACCTCGGCGAACATGGCAGCGGTTAAGGAGGCGCTGGCACAATTCGGACATGAG